Within the Xanthocytophaga agilis genome, the region CGGCAGATTGGCAGGGGGAGGATTATGAATACAGGGCATCCGTTTCGCCTATGCAGAATCTATATACAGCCTATAAGCGTTTGCAACCAAATACAAAATATGAGGCAAAGATAGGATATGTTATCAGTGATGATACAACCAAACTGTATTATGCCTCCTACCTGTATGATGTACCTAATGTAGAAACACCTGATCCGATTCTGATCTGGCCTGCAGCTGATTCGTATGTAGATGTATGTGGGCGTTTTATGACTGTACAGGCAAATGCCAATGATATAGATGCTAAAAAGCTTACCTATACCATATTTCTGAACGATCCACGAACCATTGTAGCTAAATATGAATTTAATCTGAGCACTGGAAATCAGGATGTTTCAGAAATTAGTGGCTGGCCTATACGTCCCAAGAACCAATACCTGATAGAATTGAAAAGTGAGGATGCTTATGGTAGAATACTTAAACAAAAGTATTTCACCTTCTTTACCAGCGACCGCAACAGCGAATCACTGATTCCTCAATTTATTACTCCGCTGGATGGTGCTGTCAATGTATCTACCAACCCTACTATTGCAATCAAGCCCTTTCCTTCAACAGCCTGTGGACAAGGATTGTTTAATACTTCTTTTCTGATTGATAGCTATCCGGCAGACTGGGCAGGAGATGATTATCAGGCATACAGTTTTGCTCCTGGTACCTATTCATGGAATGTGCCAAACACTTTGCAACCTAACACAAAATATGTAGTAAAAGCTATATTTCTAGCTCCTGGTGCAGCCAGCAGTACCGAACTCTTTATGAAGGAAATCACCTTTACTACAGGTAATGTTTCTCCGGAACCTTTACATGTAAGTCTTGCTGTTAAAGGTTTAGATGGTTCAACGCCTTTCCACCCAGTGATTGAAGCTACTCCTGAAACAGATTCAACAGGTGATCGAAAAGTAATTTTCCTTTCAAGAGAATTGGACCTTTATCCAGCAGACTGGACAGGAACAGGGTATGACTATTATAAAGCAGTCTCTCCAAATCAGAATTTATTTACTACCTATACACCATTAAAGGGCAGTACTGCGTATGTGACTCGTGTAGCGTATACCAATAGTGATGACACATCTAAAATATATTATGCAACAGCTGACTTTTACACAACGGCTCCTCGCCCACCTGTTCTGGTTTATCCGGTACCGGGATCTACTTTCAATTCATGTACAGATGTGAATCAGTTTATTGTTAATGCAAACAACAATTCTGATATTACAAAAATTGAGCTTACCATTTTCCGCAATGATCCCCGTGAGCAGATAAGTGCGACAGGTGAATTTAGCATACCTGTTAATCAGACCCAGGATGCTTCTGTATCTGATTATGCTACTTACCTGCGCCGTTCAGGTGAAGGACAATTCCTGATAGAATTAAAAGGACTGGACAACAATGGTAATCTTATTGATCAGAGTTATTCTACTATATTTGTAACAGGTTTAGGCAATATATTGCCTGGAGTTACCAGCATCTCGAATGGAGCAACAGACGTATCTCTGAATCCAACAATCACTGTTAAACCATACACCTCCTGCGGCAACCTGTTGAAGGTACAATACATACTTGACACCTACCCGATAAACTCCACTGGAAACTATACAGAAAACTATCAATCAGCAAGTTTTGATAGTGCAGTTTATTCATGGACAGTTCCTCAGGCACTGAAACCTAACACTGAATATGAAGTATGGACTGTTTTTGTGACAGATTATCCCTGGGATGCACCAAGATTGATTCAGAGTACAAGATTTACCACCACAACAAGTGGTTCTTCAGCCCGTGTTGCCGGAGCGACAACAAGTAATGAATTGGGACAACATTCTCTGTTATCACCAAATCCATTCTCAGATCAATTGTCTATTCAGCTCCACACCGGCTATCAAAAAGCAACTGTATCAGTAGTATCTATGGATGGCAGAGTTGTATTTTCCAAATCTGCTTCAGCCAACGAACAGGTAAGTTTTAAAGATAATTCTTTACCCGCAGGTTTGTATCTGGTTCGCATCAGTGATCAGACAGGCATCAAAGAACAGTTTAAAGTAGTTAAACAATAACTTGCTTTGTTACTCTAACAGGCAGAAATCGTATAGAAACGGTCAATGGCTCACATCATTGACCGTTTCTTTTTTGAAAGCTCTATATTTGTTTATACACTACTAAAATATCAGTATGGGGATAAAAAAGACAAGACACATTGACGTAGAGGTAGCTAAAGAAAACTATAATAGCCTTATAAATAAACTATTTCCAATTATAAAACCCATTTTTAACTTCAAAGGCAAGTTAGATTTGTCTCAACACGATCCAACCGAACAAACATCCTCTCTATTGGCATACTTACTGGATTGTAAAATCGCTATAGAAGATAATGAAAATGCAAAGCATTTCTGTGCAGATGATATACTAACCAAACAGGTAATTATAGAAGAAGATGGATTAATGAGGTTTTGGGGAACCATCTACTGGCTTGATACACCTCATGAATATGAAATCAATAAAACCGGGCAGGACCCGTTTTATGCAGAACTGAGAATCGTCAATAACAGGTTGAAAATAGAACGGATGAAATGTGGCGACTACAATCTCACAAATGTAGACAGATACTGGTGGTTTGATATGGAGATGGACTGGATTTACGAGTTTGAAGATTAGTATTTTGTATCATCACAAAAGAAATTCTGCTGTCCCATTATCATGCGTATACTTCTATACAGAAGAAGTTGTTGACTGGAATTATGCGCATGAAATTTTTTGCAGTGAATTCCGATCAAATGCTCAGCTTGCGGTTTTTTCCGCTCAAGCATCAATGTTGCGGTTTATTCTATGCAAAAACTTTTTTGCGGTAAATTCAACGCATCAGCATTTTTGCGGTAAACTCCAGGCAAAAGTCGTTTTCTTCCAGATAAATCAAACCGCTTCTTCCCTTCGCTGTTTGCATAGAATTATACGCATGATCCAATTATGAAACAAACTATGCTCAACTGATAACCTCTAAAAGTAAAACATCCTGCCGGATTTGGACAGGATGCTTTAGTATGTTTACAACAACACTCTCTGTTATTTACTCAAAATCACAAATTCTACGCGACGGTTTTTCTGACGGCCTTCTTCAGTAGTATTAACTCCAACAGGCTTACCTTTTCCATATCCCTGAGAAGTCAGTCGGCCTGCTTCTATTCCTTTGTTTGTCAGGTAGGCAACTACAGCTTTAGCCCGGTTGCCAGACAGCGTCATATTGGAAGCGGCATCTCCCACATTGTCGGTATGCCCTTCTATTTTGATCTTCATTTGTGCATTATCTTTCAGAATAGCAATCAAACGATCCAGTTCTGCTTTGGATTCGTTTCGCAACTCAAACTTGTTAGAGTCAAAGAAAAGATTATTCAGTCGTACCGTTTGTCCCACTTCGATTGGAGACAGATACAGGTCCCGTTTAATCTCCTGATACTTATTGAGCTTTTTCAAATCAATGTTTTCACTTACAGCATAGAAGTCAGCTTTTTGGGCCAGGAAGCTATATACAACTCCCGCTGGCAATACAATTTTGTATGACCCATCTACAGGGTTAGAAGTAGCTGTACCCAACTCCTTATTGTTACTCAGATCCCGATAGGTAATGTCAGCCTGTACAGGTTGTTTTGTCTTGCTGTTTAACACAGTCCCATAGACAAGCACTACAGGTTTAGGCTTTGCCACATCCGGAATACTTAGTTTAACAATATCCAGTTTGCCGATACTATTCTGGTCACTGGTCAGATAAGCAAAGTCTCCGGAAGCTGGAATTGTATAATAACCATCCCAGCCAGGTGTGTTAATCGCCAGCCCCAGGTTCATCGGTGCAGACCAGTTCTTCCAGGTATCATCTAGCCTATGGGACACAAATATATCAGAAGCGCCATACCCCGGATGTCCATCTGACCCGAAGTACAGACTCACACCATCTGCAGCCATAAAAGGAGAAGACTCATCTCCTTTTGTATTAACTACATTGCCAATGTTAAAAGGAATACTCCATTTGCCATCTTCCCCCTTCAAACTTACATAGATATCCCGTTCACCATAACTATCCTGTCTTTTTAACGTTACCAGAATGGCTTTCTGGTCAGCAGATACTGCCATTTCCAGAATATTAGCCTTGCTATAAAAATCAGGAATATCAATATTTTCACGCAGCTTCCATCCGGTAGTTGTTTTCTGTACCACAGATAATCCCCATTCCGGGATAATATTCATATTTTCATCATACTTACAGTTCATTACCAGCGTGTTGTTATCTGGCAATGGACTTACAACATAAGTAGATCCTGTACCATTGGGAGGAGCCGACAGCTTTTTTCGAGGTCCCCATTTACCATCTTTACCCAGCTCAGAATACCAGGCCTCATCCGAATCAGAAGTCCCTCCTGTATTATCAGGATGTTGTTTTATACTGTAATAGATTGTTTTTCCATCCGGGGCAATGCGGGGAACTACCTCATCATAGGTAGTATTTACAGCAGGGCCAAGATTCTCTTTCTTCAGGTAAGCAGGCATATTCGGAAATGTATTCACTGCATTGTCCTGCTTCACAGAAGCTTTCTCCACCTCCATTGTCATCTTACCTGCCACGATAAACCCAAGATTTCCATCAAAGCGTTCGAAGAGTTTAGAATAACCTCCTCTGAATACTTCTACATTGTTCACAAGAAAGAGGATTTCATCACCCTTGCGTTGCAGTGTTAACTTGTTTAATGTAGTATCTTTTTTGACGCTGCTGCTGGCTTTATAATCTTCACTGGCAAATGCCTTTGCTTCATTGTTTACAATAGACTTCCACTCCTTTTTGAAAGAACCTACCCAGCTTTTTTGTGTAGTTGGGTTAATACGAAACTGATAAACTGTCCCATTTTTCCCCAGTGCAGTAATGCCAAAATCTGCACCTTCCTCACCAGTCTTTTTGCGTGCTATAACCTCATAAATAAAATCTTTTCCATCGTTTACATGCACATATTTCCACACCCAGTACACATTCCCATTCTTTACTTCCAAAGTATATACCCCATTGCCTACAGCATATCTGTTCTCTGCAGATTCGCTGACAGGCCATCCATGATGATTGTCTACAAAGTCGTCATAAAACCAGAGTGTGCTTTGTCCCTGAGCTGCAAACGAAAGCAACAAAAGAAAGAAAAGTATACGGTGTCTCATAGCCAGAATAGTTTGAAAAGTCGTTGTGTGCCTGTGAAAACATATAGTAAAACACCAGGTAATCGCGAAGTAAAAGACCAGAAAATTTACCTGATAGCCAATGCATTCTATGTGTACTTCTTACAGATGAGGTAAAAGGGTAGATTTATGTTGAGAAGTTCTTGGTATCAGCGACCATCTATAGCTACTGGAATGCTGGTTAAAACAGAACTGCTCAAGCCTGTAAAATAAGCGGGATTAGTCTTTTGGGACAATTCTCAGATAGAGGAGAGAATCCTTTGCAATACCTTTATCAAATATAGGAATCAGATAGGGTTTGCGAATGAGATACTTCTTATAAAATACAGAATCAATAGTCTGTCTGATATTTTCCAGTATTAGTGTATCATTTTGAAGCAGGTAGCTTCCCGAATAGTTACATCCCCAGTCTATTGCTTTTTGCTCTACTAGATATGTACCATTATTCCATAACGCAAGTGAATTACCATAGTGTGTCTCAGCATATATAAAAGCTTTATCTGTGTTGAGGCGTAGCAGCGATAAAATCACATAACATCCCCCACAAAAAACTACTATTCCAATTGGAAGTAGTTCCACTTGATTTTCTTGTTCTTTATATCGTTGTAAAGCCCTTGGCAGAAAAAGGCTTACTAACAATACACTTAGTACCCATAAAAAAATGGTTGTAAGTCCATCTGTTAGCCCTGTGCATTTTTCTAGTCTAAAAGTCCTCCATAAAATTATTCCACCAACTAATGCAATGATCAACGAAGAGTAAATGGGTCTGGTGTTTCTCTTATAGGTTTTCATTGAAGCGTAATATCATACATAGCAAGATAATTCTGATAGTATAACTTAGTCAGGGTATTACGTTAGATAAAGAATATGAATCCTACACACTCCTGGTGCCTATTTATACTATTAGCTATTTCTGCACTCCCAACAATAGAAATAAAACAAGTTTTTATATAAATCCCTCGCAAAACGCAACCATCTGCATATCAACAACTTATATAAACAGACCAAACGGCAATACATTGTAAATCAACATATTAACCAATACACAATTTACACATATGTAAAAAATATTTTTTACAATCTGGTTACCAAATAATATCTTGGCGTACAAATATGAAATCTGCATAAAAACTACATCTGTACCGTCTTTTGAATAATCCACTTATATGGTAAAAAACTACTTCTTATCAGGAATTTTCCTGCTCTTTTTTTATTGTTCACTTACTGCCCAAACAGGTCCGGGCGGTGTAGGCCAGACTGGATCTTCAGGCAATATAGGCCTCTGGCTACGAGCTGATAATATTACGAATATACCCAATGGAGGAGCGGTTCCCACATGGCCTGACGCTTCGGGAAGAAGTAATAGTGCAATACAGAATACAGCCGCCAATCGTCCTACATATATTTCTACTAGCAACTTTAACAGTAGGCCAGCTATAAGGTTTGATGGAGTAAATGATATTATGACTATTGCTACTCCTAATCCAGGAGCAGCTA harbors:
- a CDS encoding T9SS type A sorting domain-containing protein — translated: MKHFYLLLLFISSIVSTSYAVERNKSASTSVNSIYVQDTQPLSVSISVLATSNPLHPTFEATAQTDPSGVRQVLYKSFEVDGYPADWQGEDYEYRASVSPMQNLYTAYKRLQPNTKYEAKIGYVISDDTTKLYYASYLYDVPNVETPDPILIWPAADSYVDVCGRFMTVQANANDIDAKKLTYTIFLNDPRTIVAKYEFNLSTGNQDVSEISGWPIRPKNQYLIELKSEDAYGRILKQKYFTFFTSDRNSESLIPQFITPLDGAVNVSTNPTIAIKPFPSTACGQGLFNTSFLIDSYPADWAGDDYQAYSFAPGTYSWNVPNTLQPNTKYVVKAIFLAPGAASSTELFMKEITFTTGNVSPEPLHVSLAVKGLDGSTPFHPVIEATPETDSTGDRKVIFLSRELDLYPADWTGTGYDYYKAVSPNQNLFTTYTPLKGSTAYVTRVAYTNSDDTSKIYYATADFYTTAPRPPVLVYPVPGSTFNSCTDVNQFIVNANNNSDITKIELTIFRNDPREQISATGEFSIPVNQTQDASVSDYATYLRRSGEGQFLIELKGLDNNGNLIDQSYSTIFVTGLGNILPGVTSISNGATDVSLNPTITVKPYTSCGNLLKVQYILDTYPINSTGNYTENYQSASFDSAVYSWTVPQALKPNTEYEVWTVFVTDYPWDAPRLIQSTRFTTTTSGSSARVAGATTSNELGQHSLLSPNPFSDQLSIQLHTGYQKATVSVVSMDGRVVFSKSASANEQVSFKDNSLPAGLYLVRISDQTGIKEQFKVVKQ
- a CDS encoding OmpA family protein, translated to MRHRILFFLLLLSFAAQGQSTLWFYDDFVDNHHGWPVSESAENRYAVGNGVYTLEVKNGNVYWVWKYVHVNDGKDFIYEVIARKKTGEEGADFGITALGKNGTVYQFRINPTTQKSWVGSFKKEWKSIVNNEAKAFASEDYKASSSVKKDTTLNKLTLQRKGDEILFLVNNVEVFRGGYSKLFERFDGNLGFIVAGKMTMEVEKASVKQDNAVNTFPNMPAYLKKENLGPAVNTTYDEVVPRIAPDGKTIYYSIKQHPDNTGGTSDSDEAWYSELGKDGKWGPRKKLSAPPNGTGSTYVVSPLPDNNTLVMNCKYDENMNIIPEWGLSVVQKTTTGWKLRENIDIPDFYSKANILEMAVSADQKAILVTLKRQDSYGERDIYVSLKGEDGKWSIPFNIGNVVNTKGDESSPFMAADGVSLYFGSDGHPGYGASDIFVSHRLDDTWKNWSAPMNLGLAINTPGWDGYYTIPASGDFAYLTSDQNSIGKLDIVKLSIPDVAKPKPVVLVYGTVLNSKTKQPVQADITYRDLSNNKELGTATSNPVDGSYKIVLPAGVVYSFLAQKADFYAVSENIDLKKLNKYQEIKRDLYLSPIEVGQTVRLNNLFFDSNKFELRNESKAELDRLIAILKDNAQMKIKIEGHTDNVGDAASNMTLSGNRAKAVVAYLTNKGIEAGRLTSQGYGKGKPVGVNTTEEGRQKNRRVEFVILSK